A segment of the Microbacterium luteolum genome:
ATCTGCAGGAACTCGGACTGGGCTCCGGGCCGTCGCCCGCGACAGGACAGCTCGGTGGTCCGTCTGCACCGTGGCCGACTCCGGACGGGAGCATTCTGCTCGTGGACTTCCTGGAATCGATGCCGACAGATCCGGCAGAGCTCATCACGTGGATCGACGACCAGCAGGACACACCGCCGGAGTCGCAGAATGCGAAGGTCGGCTGGCTGCTCCTCGAGCTTCTTGCCGAGAACGTCGGGTCGGCCGGAGCGCGTTCCACGATGTACGCCGCGTTGAGCATGCTCGACGGTTTCGAGCTCGTCAGCGTCGCAGGCAACGAGTTCACGGTCGCGCTGGTGACACCCATCGACGATCTGTCAGGCAACCCGAGCACGGTGCGCCGGACGGCCAGGATCGACATGAGCACCGGTATCGTCAACGAGACAACCATCACGAGCGGATCCGGCTCTGCGCTCGTCCCCGATGCCGTGCCCGACTCGCGACGGTCGTACTCGGTGTCGATCGTCCCCACCGCTCCGTGACGAATTTCGAACCGTCTGCGCTCTCCGGGGCAATACATAGTGTGAGCACAGACAGCGAGATCATTCAGCGGTCGCTCGGGCAGCCCCGAGCGTTCGCCGAACTGTTCGATCGGCACTCCAGGACGGTGGGCGGCTACGCCGCCCGCCGTCTCGGCCCCGATGCGGGCGAGGACATCCTCAGTGAGACGTTCCTGGTCGCGTTCGCACGACGGAAGTCGTTCGACACTTCCTGGGACTCGGCGCTTCCGTGGTTGTACGGGATAGCGTCCCGACTGATCCGGAAGCATCGGGCCCGGGAGGCCAAGCACTTCCGGTCGAGCGTGGAGTCGGCGCAGCGGGAGGAGCACATCTCCCACGGAGACCTCGAGACGACGATCGCGCGTCTCGATGCGGAGATCTCCACCCGCGAGCTGGCGCCGCGGATCGCGGCCCTCTCGGCCAAGGATCGGGAGACCCTCCTGCTCTACGCCTGGGGAGACCTGACCTACGAAGAGGTCGCCGTCGCCCTGGGCGTCCCCGTCGGGACCGTCCGGTCCCGGATGAACCGCATACGAACGCGGTTGGACCCGGCAAGGGCGATCACCAGAGAACGAGTCGTGAACGAGAAGGAAGGAGCGGTCGATGGACGTTTTCGAGCGAGCGCGTGAAGTGAATGCAGGAGTGAGCCTCACGGAGGACCGGATCATCGCGGCCCGTCTCCGGCTTCTCCACGGGATCGACGACAGCCGGAGCGCGGAGCGCAAGCGCCTCCTGAAGCGGCCGATGTTCCTGATCGCCGGCGCGGTGGCCGGAGCAGCCGCGGTGACGGCAGGCGTCGTCGTGGTCAGCCAGCTCACGGCACCCTCTCCGCAGGTGGAGGCGATTCCCGCACCCACCGCGGGACCTCGTGAGCCCGGCCAGACCGTTCCGAAACCGGAGCCGACCTCCGGCACGACGATCACGGAGCCCTTCCCCGGCACGACGCCCCAGGCGGGGCAGTATCTCCACGTGGCGAGCACGACGGAGCGTCTGCTGTACCGGGACGGACGCATCTTCGTCTGGCCGGCACACGGTGACTTCCCGCCGATCTCGGGACTTCTGGTCCGCGAGTACGCTCAGACCTACGTCCCCGCAGATCGATCGGGCGACTGGTACATCGAGTATGGTCCGAACGCCGAACGGGTGCAGTTCTTCCCGGAGGATCAAGGGCCGGCCGGCGAGCTCGCGTGGGACAACCAGTACCCGGTGAACACTGAGGTCAGGGGGAACTGGTACCCGGGCGGCCAGTCGGGCGACGGTGAGCCGCTGCCCGATCCGAACGCCTACCCTCGCGATCCGCAAGCGCTGCTCGACTATCTGCGCGCCCAGGTCGCGGCGTATGCGCAGTCACCCGAAGAGATCGACGAAGTGGTCGCCGGGGATCTCATCTACAAGCTTCAGTCCAACACCGCCCCCGCCGATGAGCGAGCGGCCTACCTCGGAGCGCTCGACCTGAGCGGGCTCGCGCAGGTAGCTGTGACGAATGACGGAAAGACGAGATATCGGGTGCACCGGTCGCTCTACGTCGCTCTTACCGAGACGATCGTGGTCGACCCGGCGACGGGATGGGTGACCGAATACACCTTGCGATACGACCGTACCGACGGAGCCGAGGGGGACATGGTCCCGGGGAACGTCCCGGACGTCCGGACCACCTACGCGGTCGCCATCGTCAACTCCGGCCCGTAGCCCGGAGGGGGCGAAGAGCCCCGACACCGATCCTCGGTGTCGGGGCTCTTCGGTGCCCGACGTCGGACGTCGAAAGTAGACTCGAAGGCATGGCATCCGACTCCTTCGCCCACCTCCATGTGCACAGCGAATACTCGATGCTCGACGGTGCAGCGAAGATCGCGGCGATGACGCAGGCGGCCGCCGATTACGGGATGCCGGCCATCGCGGTGACCGATCACGGCAACACCTTCGCGGCCTTCGAGTTCTACAAGGCGGCGAACGCCGCGGGGGTCAAACCGATCATCGGGCTCGAGGCGTACGTCACCCCGGGAACGCACCGCAGCGACAAGTCGCGCGTGCAGTGGGGCTCACCCGACCAGAAGAGCGACGACGTCTCCGGTTCCGGCGCCTACACCCACATGACGATGTGGAGCGAGACGACCGAGGGCATGCACAACCTCTTCCGGCTCAGCTCCCGATCGAGCATGGAGGGCTACTACTTCAAGCCGCGCATGGACCGCGAGCTGCTCCAGACGTACTCCAAGGGGCTGATCGCGACGACCGGGTGCCCCTCCGGTGAGATCCAGACCCGCCTTCGTCTCGGGCAGTACGACGCCGCGCGGGCGGCCGCCGCGGAGTTCCAGGACCTGTTCGGCAAGGAGAACTACTTCGCCGAGATCATGGACCACGGGCTCTCCATCGAGCGCCGTGTGATGACCGATCTGCTGCGACTCGCGAAGGATCTGAACATCCCGCTGGTCGGCACCAACGACTCGCACTACACGCACCAGCACGAGGCGGATGCGCACGAGGCGCTGCTCTGCGTGCAGTCCGGTTCGACGCTCGACGACCCCAACCGCTTCAAGTTCGACGGCGACGGCTACTACATCAAGACCGCCGCCGAGATGCGCCAGCTCTTCCGCGACAACCCCGAGGCCTGCGACAACACACTGCTGATCGCCGAGCGCTGCGAGGTCGAGTTCAACACCGCCGCGAACTACATGCCGCGGTTCCCCGTTCCCGACGGCGAGACCGAGGACAGCTGGCTCATCAAGGAGGTCGAGGTCGGCCTCCAGTACCGCTACCCGAACGGCATCCCCGACAAGGTCCGCAAGCAGGCCGAGTACGAGACCGGCATCATCCTGCAGATGGGGTTCCCCGGCTACTTCCTCGTCGTCGCCGACTTCATCAACTGGGCCAAGGACAACGGCATCCGCGTCGGTCCGGGTCGTGGGTCCGGTGCCGGTTCGATGGTCGCCTACGCTATGCGGATCACCGACCTCGACCCGCTCGAGCACGGCCTCATCTTCGAGCGCTTCCTCAACCCCGACCGCGTCTCGATGCCCGACTTCGACGTCGACTTCGATGACCGTCGCCGTGGCGAGGTCATCGAGTACGTGACCCAGAAGTACGGCTCCGAGCGCGTCGCGCAGATCGTCACCTACGGCACCATCAAGTCCAAGCAGGCCCTGAAGGATGCCGGACGCGTGCTGGGCTTCCCGTTCAGCATGGGGGAGCGGCTGACCAAGGCGATGCCGCCGCCCGTGATGGGCAAGGACATGCCCCTCGACGGCATGTTCGACTCCTCGCATCAGCGGTACAAGGAGGCGAGCGAGTTCCGCGCTCTCATCGAGACCGATCCCGAGGCGAAGACGGTCTTCGATCGCGCCCTCGGGCTCGAGGGCCTGAAGCGCCAGTGGGGTGTCCACGCGGCCGGCGTGATCATGTCGTCCGAGCCTCTGCTCGACATCATCCCGATCATGCGCCGCGAGCAGGACGGCCAGATCGTCACCCAGTTCGACTACCCGTCGTGCGAGTCGCTCGGTCTGATCAAGATGGACTTCCTGGGGCTGCGCAACCTCACGATCATCTCGGACGCCCTCGACAACATCCGCATGAACCGCGGCGAGGAGCTCGACCTCGAGCACCTTCCGCTCGACGATCGCGGCGCCTACGACCTCCTGGGTCGCGGCGAGTCGCTCGGCGTGTTCCAGCTCGACGGTGGCCCGATGCGCTCGCTGATGCGCCTCATGAAGCCCGACAACTTCGGTGACATCTCGGCCCTCATCGCGCTGTACCGTCCGGGCCCCATGGGCGCGAACTCGCACACGAACTACGCGCTCCGCAAGAACGGCGCGCAGCCGATCACGCCGATCCACCCCGAGTTCACCGAGTCGCTCGCCGACATCCTCGAGGAGTCCTACGGTCTGATCATCTACCAGGAGCAGGTCATGGCCATCGCGCAGCGCGTGGCCGGGTTCTCGCTCGGTCAGGCCGACATCCTCCGCCGCGCGATGGGCAAGAAGAAGAAGTCCGAGCTGGACAAGCAGTTCGAGGGCTTCCAGGCCGGCATGCACGCGAACGGCTACTCCGACGGCGCCGTCAACGCGCTCTGGGAGATCCTGCTGCCGTTCTCCGACTACGCGTTCAACAAAGCGCACTCGGCTGCCTACGGCGTGGTCTCGTACTGGACCGCGTACCTCAAGGCGCACTACCCCGCCGAGTACATGGCCGCGCTCCTCACCAGTGTCGGGGACTCCAAGGACAAGATGGCGCTGTACCTGAACGAGTGCCGCCGCATGGGGATCAAGGTGCTCCCGCCCGACGTCTCCGAGTCGATCAACTACTTCGCGGCCATCGGAGACGACATCCGCTTCGGTCTCGGGGCCGTCCGCAACGTCGGAAGCAACGTCGTCGAGGGCATCGTGAAGGCGCGAAAGGACGCGCGCTTCGATTCCTTCCACCACTTCCTCGACAAGGTCCCGCTGCACGTCTCGAACAAGCGCACCGTCGAATCCCTGATCAAGGCCGGCGCCTTCGACACGATGGGAGACTCGCGCCGCGCCCTCATGGAGGTGCACGAAGACGCCGTCGAGGCCGCCGTCGACCGCAAGCGGAACGAGGCGCAGGGAGCGATCGGGTTCGACTTCGACAGCCTCTACGACGGCACCGAAGAAGTCGCCCCGGCCAAGGTGCCCGTCCGTCCGGAGTGGATCAAGAAGGACAAGCTCGCCTTCGAGCGCGAGATGCTCGGTCTCTACGTGTCCGATCACCCGCTCGCCGGCCTCGAGGTTCCGCTCGCCAAGCATGCGTCGATCTCCATCCACGACCTGAACAACTCCGAGGACATGCAGGACGGCGACCAGGTGACCGTCGCGGGTCTGGTGACCAGCGTGCAGCACCGCGTCGCGAAAGCCAGCGGCAACCCGTACGGCATGATCACGGTCGAGGACTTCAACGGCGAGGTCACCGTGATGTTCATGGGCAAGACCTACATCGAGTTCCAGCACATCCTGCAGCAGGACTCGATCCTGGCCGTGCGTGGACGCGTCTCGCGGCGCGACGACGGGCTGAACCTCCATGCCCAATCGGCTTTCGCGCCGGACGTCGGCTCGTTCGACGCGGCCGGTCCGCTGTCGCTCGTCCTCGCCGAACAGCGCGCGACCGAACGCGTCATGAACGAGCTCGCCGAGATCCTCCGCCGGCACAACGGCGAGACCGAGGTCCTGCTGCGGGTGCACCGCGGCGGAAGCGCGAAGGTCTTCGAGGTGCCGATGCCGGTCAAGGTCTCCGCCGACCTGTTCGGTGACCTCAAGTCACTGCTCGGCCCCGCCTGTCTGGGGTGAGCGGGTAGGATCGTGAGCCGTCGGGGGCAAGATGCACGCCCCGGTCGAGCACCGTGACGAAAGGACGACCATGAGCACGGATCTGCCCGAACAGTCGGACATCGAGGACGAGACCTTCAGCGACGACGACGGCGTCCTCTACGACGAGGACGTCACGCCGGAGTTCGGCATCCTCGGCTTCACGCTGCGCGAGCTCCTCATCGTGGGCGTGTGGCTGGTGTCTTTCGTCGTCTCGTTCTTCCCTCTGGGGGGTGGCCTCTCGCTGTGGGGGGTCGGCATCCAGTGGATCCTGCCGATCGGCGTGCCGACCGCAGCCGTGTTCCTCCTGGTGCTCCGGCGCTTCTCGCCGGACGGCATCCGTCGCGTCGGGTCGCTGGGGATCGATCAGTTCGCCTCGGTCGCCTTCTCGGTGTCCGCGACCGTCTGGATCGGGACACTGTGGCTCGCCGTCTCCACGCTGATCGAGGGAGGATTCTGGAGTCTCCCCTGGAACGGCGTGCTCCTGCTGCTGACGTCGCTCGCCCTGGTCGTGCTCACCGTCTTCGCCCCGATCATCCCGGGGCTGAAGGAGGACTTCCACGGTCGCCTGGTGACCTTGGCCCACCGCAACGCGAACCCGGTCCGCCCGGTC
Coding sequences within it:
- a CDS encoding RNA polymerase sigma factor, with amino-acid sequence MSTDSEIIQRSLGQPRAFAELFDRHSRTVGGYAARRLGPDAGEDILSETFLVAFARRKSFDTSWDSALPWLYGIASRLIRKHRAREAKHFRSSVESAQREEHISHGDLETTIARLDAEISTRELAPRIAALSAKDRETLLLYAWGDLTYEEVAVALGVPVGTVRSRMNRIRTRLDPARAITRERVVNEKEGAVDGRFRASA
- the dnaE gene encoding DNA polymerase III subunit alpha, encoding MASDSFAHLHVHSEYSMLDGAAKIAAMTQAAADYGMPAIAVTDHGNTFAAFEFYKAANAAGVKPIIGLEAYVTPGTHRSDKSRVQWGSPDQKSDDVSGSGAYTHMTMWSETTEGMHNLFRLSSRSSMEGYYFKPRMDRELLQTYSKGLIATTGCPSGEIQTRLRLGQYDAARAAAAEFQDLFGKENYFAEIMDHGLSIERRVMTDLLRLAKDLNIPLVGTNDSHYTHQHEADAHEALLCVQSGSTLDDPNRFKFDGDGYYIKTAAEMRQLFRDNPEACDNTLLIAERCEVEFNTAANYMPRFPVPDGETEDSWLIKEVEVGLQYRYPNGIPDKVRKQAEYETGIILQMGFPGYFLVVADFINWAKDNGIRVGPGRGSGAGSMVAYAMRITDLDPLEHGLIFERFLNPDRVSMPDFDVDFDDRRRGEVIEYVTQKYGSERVAQIVTYGTIKSKQALKDAGRVLGFPFSMGERLTKAMPPPVMGKDMPLDGMFDSSHQRYKEASEFRALIETDPEAKTVFDRALGLEGLKRQWGVHAAGVIMSSEPLLDIIPIMRREQDGQIVTQFDYPSCESLGLIKMDFLGLRNLTIISDALDNIRMNRGEELDLEHLPLDDRGAYDLLGRGESLGVFQLDGGPMRSLMRLMKPDNFGDISALIALYRPGPMGANSHTNYALRKNGAQPITPIHPEFTESLADILEESYGLIIYQEQVMAIAQRVAGFSLGQADILRRAMGKKKKSELDKQFEGFQAGMHANGYSDGAVNALWEILLPFSDYAFNKAHSAAYGVVSYWTAYLKAHYPAEYMAALLTSVGDSKDKMALYLNECRRMGIKVLPPDVSESINYFAAIGDDIRFGLGAVRNVGSNVVEGIVKARKDARFDSFHHFLDKVPLHVSNKRTVESLIKAGAFDTMGDSRRALMEVHEDAVEAAVDRKRNEAQGAIGFDFDSLYDGTEEVAPAKVPVRPEWIKKDKLAFEREMLGLYVSDHPLAGLEVPLAKHASISIHDLNNSEDMQDGDQVTVAGLVTSVQHRVAKASGNPYGMITVEDFNGEVTVMFMGKTYIEFQHILQQDSILAVRGRVSRRDDGLNLHAQSAFAPDVGSFDAAGPLSLVLAEQRATERVMNELAEILRRHNGETEVLLRVHRGGSAKVFEVPMPVKVSADLFGDLKSLLGPACLG